In the Harmonia axyridis chromosome 3, icHarAxyr1.1, whole genome shotgun sequence genome, one interval contains:
- the LOC123674535 gene encoding histone deacetylase complex subunit SAP18, which yields MAGVDIVIEEKKDDGVDRQRVCPFLLRVFVSNNGHHSKLSDFNKGNTPQNELQIYTWKDATLHELTQLVKEVNPEARRKGTKFSFAYVYPDVRAPLYRLRDIGVTTTGIKGPDDLKTLNQVRFSIGDYMDIAITPPDSWNSGRKGGFNNRARPY from the exons ATGGCTGGTGTAGACATAGTTATTGAGGAGAAAAAAGATGATGGAGTAGATCGCCAAAGG GTTTGTCCTTTTCTACTGCGAGTATTCGTTTCAAATAACGGCCACCATTCGAAACTATCCGACTTCAATAAAGGTAACACACCACAAAACGAACTTCAAATTTACACATGGAAAGATGCCACACTTCACGAGTTAACACAATTGGTCAAAGAGGTAAATCCAGAGGCCAGAAGAAAAGGCACAAAATTCAGCTTTGCTTATGTCTATCCAGATGTGAGGGCACCTCTTTATAGACTAAGAGATATTGGTGTGACTACAACAGGCATTAAGGGACCCGATGATTTGAAAACTCTCAATCAAGTTCGATTTTCAATAGGAGACTATATGGATATTGCAATCACTCCACCCGACTCTTGGAATTCTGGTAGAAAGGGAGGATTCAATAACCGAGCAAGACCCTACTAA